Proteins from a genomic interval of Mesobacillus sp. S13:
- a CDS encoding YqzE family protein: MKTNDYVKYLTQTVVKYIDQPKEERQKMKQAKKEAEATFMFRWFGILPFMLMSSIKKKKN; the protein is encoded by the coding sequence ATGAAAACCAATGATTATGTGAAATATCTTACCCAGACTGTTGTAAAATATATTGACCAACCGAAAGAAGAACGCCAGAAGATGAAGCAGGCAAAAAAAGAAGCAGAAGCTACCTTTATGTTCAGGTGGTTTGGCATCCTGCCATTCATGCTGATGTCGAGCATCAAAAAGAAAAAGAACTAA